In Gemmatimonadales bacterium, one DNA window encodes the following:
- the lepA gene encoding translation elongation factor 4, whose product MDQARVRNFCIVAHIDHGKSTLADRLIEITGTVAKRDMREQLLDTMDLERERGITIKLNAVRMGYTARDGVEYELNLIDTPGHVDFTYEVSRSLAACEGAILVVDASQGIQAQTLSNLFLALDAGLEIIPVLNKIDLPGAEPERRAKEIIDLIGAKREEILAVSAKDGTGVPELLEAIVARVPAPRGTASAPLRALIFDSYYDRYRGVIPSVRVVDGTLRPGMQVAFGAHPGDVYEVDEVGVLTLGQRRTDQLAAGEVGYVIANLRDVRDARVGDTVFDAAQPAGELLPGYREVKSMVFAGVYPTDAAQYEDLRDALEKLRLNDASLQYEPESSTALGFGFRCGFLGLLHLEIVQERLEREFSLSLITTVPTVEYHVFRTDGEMMLVENPSALPDPANITRIEEPYVRARIMAPSEYIGGIMSLGQERRGDYLGMTYLDASRVEFTFDFPLGEIVLDFYDKLKSISRGYASLDYELAGFRESPLVKLDMLLNGDPIDAFSVIIHRDKAYEWGRKIAEKLKELIPRQLFAVAIQAAIGNKVIARESISALRKDVLAKCYGGDITRKRKLLEKQKEGKKRMKQVGSVEIPQEAFLAVLQVD is encoded by the coding sequence ATGGATCAGGCACGCGTTCGAAACTTCTGTATTGTGGCGCATATCGATCACGGCAAGTCGACCCTTGCCGACCGGCTGATCGAGATCACCGGCACCGTGGCGAAGCGCGACATGCGGGAACAGCTCCTCGACACGATGGACCTCGAGCGCGAGCGCGGGATCACCATCAAGCTCAACGCCGTGCGGATGGGTTACACCGCGCGCGACGGCGTCGAGTACGAGCTCAACCTCATCGACACGCCGGGGCACGTCGACTTCACCTACGAAGTGTCGCGATCGCTCGCGGCATGCGAAGGCGCGATCCTCGTGGTCGACGCGTCGCAGGGGATCCAGGCACAGACGCTGTCGAACCTCTTCCTGGCGCTCGATGCCGGGCTCGAGATCATCCCGGTCCTCAACAAGATCGATCTCCCCGGCGCCGAGCCGGAGCGGCGCGCCAAGGAGATCATCGACCTGATCGGTGCCAAGCGCGAGGAGATCCTCGCGGTGTCGGCGAAGGACGGGACCGGCGTTCCCGAACTCCTCGAAGCGATCGTCGCCCGCGTCCCCGCACCGCGCGGAACCGCCAGTGCGCCGCTTCGCGCGTTGATCTTCGACTCGTACTATGACCGCTACCGGGGCGTGATCCCCAGCGTGCGCGTCGTCGACGGCACGCTGCGCCCCGGCATGCAGGTCGCGTTCGGTGCACATCCGGGTGATGTCTACGAGGTCGACGAAGTCGGAGTGCTCACGCTCGGGCAGCGCCGCACCGACCAGCTCGCCGCCGGCGAAGTCGGCTATGTCATCGCCAATCTTCGCGACGTGCGCGACGCGCGTGTCGGCGATACCGTCTTTGACGCGGCGCAGCCTGCCGGCGAACTCCTCCCGGGATATCGGGAGGTCAAGTCGATGGTCTTCGCCGGCGTCTATCCGACCGACGCCGCGCAGTACGAAGACCTTCGCGACGCTCTGGAGAAATTGCGACTCAACGACGCATCCCTCCAATACGAGCCGGAATCATCCACCGCGCTCGGCTTCGGCTTCCGCTGCGGATTCCTCGGCCTGCTCCACCTCGAAATCGTCCAGGAGCGGCTGGAGCGCGAGTTCTCGCTGTCGCTGATCACCACGGTCCCGACGGTGGAATACCACGTCTTCCGCACCGACGGCGAGATGATGCTGGTGGAGAATCCCAGTGCCCTTCCCGACCCCGCCAACATCACGCGGATCGAGGAGCCATACGTCCGTGCGCGGATCATGGCGCCGTCGGAGTACATCGGCGGGATCATGAGCCTGGGGCAGGAGCGGCGCGGCGACTATCTCGGCATGACCTATCTCGACGCCTCGCGCGTCGAATTCACCTTCGACTTCCCCTTGGGCGAGATCGTCCTCGATTTCTACGACAAGCTGAAATCGATTTCCCGCGGCTACGCGTCGCTCGACTACGAGCTGGCGGGGTTCCGCGAATCGCCGCTGGTGAAGCTCGACATGCTTCTCAACGGCGACCCGATCGACGCCTTCAGCGTGATCATCCATCGCGACAAGGCGTACGAGTGGGGACGCAAGATCGCGGAGAAACTGAAGGAACTGATTCCGCGGCAGCTTTTCGCGGTGGCGATCCAGGCGGCGATCGGCAACAAGGTGATCGCTCGCGAGTCGATTTCGGCGCTGCGGAAGGACGTCCTCGCCAAGTGCTACGGCGGCGACATCACCCGGAAGCGCAAGCTCCTGGAAAAGCAGAAGGAAGGAAAGAAGCGGATGAAGCAGGTCGGCAGCGTGGAGATTCCGCAGGAGGCGTTCCTGGCCGTGCTTCAGGTCGACTAG
- a CDS encoding M28 family peptidase yields the protein MFRSCAGLALVTIAAAACGGHRPAAVPQPAPGSVATDAEIRAAGALITPEKALQRISVIADDSMEGRNTPSRGLELTARYLADNYRRWGFTPLGDSATFLQRYTLGRVRPEPTTSTLIVSGGGNTQRFPLTTWATVSGPMTATPITGPAKLISGAVTAVDIAPLNLAGTLVAFIQNPARAADNQQVTRAIIQKGPAALVIFQSTDPAAFRATVAAVMRDGNPRPVVEGVPTTGVLTVVAHDSLIAELQNLPDFAAMRASPTPVIMDVPPQEEITIIAKDETVSRNSAPNVVAVFPGTDSVLKHEYVVFSGHMDHVGRAGDGVGGCSAKGADSICNGADDDGSGTTGVLSIAEAVASLKGHTRRSIIILNVSGEEKGLLGSAYFVAHPPVPLGNIVADINMDMIGRNSPDSIVVIGKEHSDMGQTLARVDAAHPELHLIASDDIWPEESFYTRSDHFNFARNGVPVLFFFNGTHPQYHRPDDEVKLIDTSKLSRVAQLAFYLGIEIANSPTKPEWNPQSYQTVVIEHRAPPVSRRP from the coding sequence ATGTTCCGATCATGCGCAGGACTTGCCCTTGTGACGATCGCCGCCGCGGCGTGCGGCGGGCATCGTCCGGCCGCGGTACCGCAGCCAGCACCCGGGAGCGTCGCGACCGACGCCGAGATCCGCGCCGCCGGCGCGCTGATCACGCCGGAGAAGGCGCTGCAACGGATTTCGGTGATCGCCGATGACTCGATGGAGGGGCGGAACACGCCGAGTCGCGGGCTGGAGCTCACGGCGCGATACCTCGCCGACAATTATCGCCGGTGGGGATTCACCCCCCTTGGCGACAGCGCCACCTTCCTGCAGCGCTACACGCTGGGGCGGGTGCGGCCGGAGCCGACCACATCGACGTTGATCGTGTCGGGCGGCGGCAACACGCAGCGCTTTCCGCTCACCACCTGGGCGACGGTCTCCGGACCGATGACCGCAACGCCGATCACTGGCCCGGCGAAGCTGATCTCGGGCGCGGTCACGGCGGTCGACATCGCTCCGCTCAATCTCGCCGGGACGCTGGTCGCGTTCATCCAGAATCCAGCGCGCGCCGCCGACAATCAGCAGGTCACTCGCGCCATCATACAGAAGGGGCCCGCGGCACTGGTGATCTTTCAATCGACCGATCCCGCGGCGTTCCGCGCCACCGTCGCCGCGGTGATGCGCGATGGAAACCCGCGGCCGGTCGTCGAGGGGGTGCCGACGACCGGCGTCCTCACCGTCGTGGCGCACGACTCGCTGATTGCGGAGCTGCAGAACCTTCCCGACTTCGCGGCGATGCGCGCGTCGCCGACGCCGGTGATCATGGATGTGCCGCCGCAGGAAGAAATCACGATCATCGCCAAGGACGAGACGGTCTCGCGCAACAGCGCGCCGAATGTGGTGGCCGTCTTCCCGGGAACCGATTCGGTGCTCAAGCACGAGTACGTCGTCTTCTCCGGACATATGGATCATGTCGGCCGCGCCGGTGACGGCGTCGGCGGGTGCAGCGCGAAGGGGGCCGACAGCATCTGCAACGGCGCCGACGATGACGGCTCCGGGACAACCGGTGTGCTGTCGATCGCCGAAGCGGTGGCGAGCCTCAAGGGGCACACTCGCCGCTCGATCATCATCCTCAATGTCTCGGGTGAGGAGAAGGGGTTACTCGGCTCGGCGTACTTCGTGGCGCACCCGCCGGTGCCGCTCGGGAATATCGTCGCCGACATCAACATGGACATGATCGGCCGGAACAGTCCCGATTCGATCGTGGTGATCGGGAAGGAGCACTCGGACATGGGGCAGACGCTGGCGCGCGTCGACGCCGCGCATCCCGAGCTGCACCTGATTGCGTCGGACGATATCTGGCCGGAGGAGAGCTTCTACACGCGGTCGGATCATTTCAACTTTGCCCGCAACGGCGTGCCGGTCCTCTTCTTCTTCAATGGCACGCACCCGCAGTATCATCGTCCTGATGATGAAGTGAAGCTGATCGACACGAGCAAATTGTCGCGCGTGGCGCAGCTCGCCTTCTACCTCGGCATCGAGATCGCCAATTCGCCGACCAAGCCGGAGTGGAACCCGCAGAGCTACCAGACGGTGGTGATCGAGCATCGCGCGCCGCCGGTGAGCCGCCGGCCATGA
- the mfd gene encoding transcription-repair coupling factor — MTLRPILEAFDRCATVRALAERIPARGRTLRLAGLPGSSGAVLATWLAGDTLRGRLVTVLAATPADAERWFTDLQHLASDGVALYPQREALGEDEPHFEIAGERVETIEALLRGELRILITTARASAERTAIPSSLEALRLQIGVGAELPLRDLIESLGAMGYNRVAAVTEVAEFSVRGGIVDIYGFGMSAPARLEWWGDAVSSIRAFDLTTQRSAAEMQEITVLPIRSNADRVVTMGGPTARKSLLELLPTDTLLLEDASHPDEEEVDRAWREAEHHLEIARRLGEETPRREELFVDPSEWRQRVAAFARLVLRDEPADLQVGFFPPEKVDRDLNRLRAMLGHGTPTLILCDNEGQRERLDELLEDNGFRPAGTTLVVGALDGGFVMPTLRVLTDHEIFRRARRLRRSRRYRQAAPSTVTGTLALGDYVVHLEHGIGIYRGIAAITVEGGVIEVAVLEYEGGDRLNVPLYRLDQLERYRAADDDGDHPPPKLHRIGGTQWRKVRERTRQAIQAMAAELLDLYARRKSVAGYAFPPDTRWQRELESSFLYEDTPDQRTASEAIKRDMERPMPMDRLLVGDVGYGKTEVAVRAAFKAVAGGKQVAVLVPTTILAEQHFRTFADRLADYPVKIEVLSRFRTLKEQKETVRKLAVGELDIVIGTHRILSKDVMFKDLGLLIVDEEHRFGVKHKERLKQLRLAVDVLTLTATPIPRTLHLSLAGLRDLTVIETPPRDRSPILTFVEPWDDGLLDEAIARELDRGGQVFFVHNRIETIATIVARARALAPRARVALGHGQMPADELEEVMRRFVVGDVDILVSTMIVESGLDVPNANTMIVHDAHRFGLAQLYQLRGRVGRSHRRAFCYLVVPDLIDPAAEERLKVLEHHTDLGAGYRIALKDLELRGAGNLLGSEQSGHAQAVGFDLYLRWLEETVTAMKGRVEGELPPPPDVVFDTPAHLPDTYVPDDATKLDLYRRLARASAPGDIDDLRAELRDRFGTPPVEADALLDMGRLRTMGARLGLQHVLVRGDEARLTFRHGAAPRLAGLTQALDDVQLAAEVRRTVPLSLRLLRLGGEALVPSLVRALRQVAA; from the coding sequence ATGACGCTGCGTCCCATCCTTGAAGCCTTTGACCGCTGTGCCACGGTTCGTGCGCTGGCGGAACGGATTCCTGCGCGCGGTCGCACCCTTCGTCTCGCCGGTTTGCCCGGTTCGAGCGGAGCGGTGCTCGCCACCTGGCTCGCCGGCGACACGCTTCGCGGCCGCCTCGTCACTGTCCTCGCCGCGACGCCCGCCGACGCCGAACGATGGTTCACCGATCTGCAGCATCTCGCCAGTGACGGCGTCGCGTTGTACCCGCAGCGCGAAGCACTTGGCGAGGACGAGCCGCACTTCGAAATCGCCGGCGAACGGGTCGAGACCATCGAGGCGCTCCTTCGCGGCGAACTCCGGATCCTCATCACGACGGCGCGAGCGAGTGCGGAGCGGACGGCGATTCCGTCGTCGCTGGAAGCGCTGCGATTGCAGATCGGCGTGGGAGCCGAGCTGCCGCTCCGCGACCTGATCGAATCGCTCGGTGCGATGGGCTACAATCGCGTTGCGGCAGTGACCGAAGTGGCGGAATTCTCGGTCCGCGGCGGGATCGTCGACATCTACGGATTCGGGATGTCGGCGCCGGCGCGGCTGGAATGGTGGGGCGACGCGGTCAGCTCGATCCGCGCGTTCGACCTCACCACGCAGCGCTCGGCGGCGGAGATGCAGGAGATCACGGTGCTCCCGATCCGGAGCAACGCCGATCGCGTCGTGACGATGGGAGGCCCGACGGCGCGGAAATCGCTGCTCGAGCTCCTTCCCACCGACACTCTGCTCCTCGAGGATGCCTCGCATCCCGACGAGGAAGAGGTCGACCGTGCGTGGCGCGAAGCGGAGCATCATCTCGAGATCGCGCGGCGCCTGGGCGAAGAGACGCCGCGGCGCGAGGAGCTGTTTGTCGATCCGTCAGAGTGGCGCCAGCGCGTGGCGGCCTTTGCCAGGCTGGTGCTCCGCGACGAGCCGGCCGACCTGCAGGTCGGCTTCTTCCCGCCGGAGAAGGTCGATCGTGACCTGAATCGCCTGCGCGCCATGCTGGGGCACGGCACGCCGACGCTGATCCTGTGCGACAATGAAGGGCAGCGTGAGCGGCTCGACGAGCTGCTCGAGGACAACGGCTTCCGGCCGGCGGGGACGACGCTCGTCGTCGGCGCCCTCGACGGCGGGTTCGTGATGCCGACGCTTCGCGTCCTCACCGATCACGAAATCTTCCGTCGCGCTCGCCGCCTGCGCCGGTCGCGACGATACCGGCAGGCAGCGCCGTCGACGGTGACGGGAACGCTGGCGCTCGGCGACTATGTGGTGCATCTCGAGCACGGTATCGGGATCTACCGCGGAATTGCCGCGATCACCGTCGAGGGCGGCGTGATCGAGGTCGCCGTACTGGAGTACGAGGGCGGCGACCGGCTGAACGTCCCGCTCTATCGTCTCGACCAGCTGGAGCGATATCGCGCCGCCGACGATGATGGCGATCATCCGCCGCCCAAGCTGCATCGGATCGGGGGGACACAGTGGCGCAAGGTGCGCGAACGGACCCGGCAGGCGATCCAGGCGATGGCGGCGGAGCTTCTCGATCTCTACGCGCGGCGAAAGTCGGTCGCGGGCTACGCCTTCCCGCCCGACACTCGCTGGCAGCGTGAACTCGAATCGTCGTTTCTCTACGAGGACACGCCGGACCAGCGCACCGCCTCCGAAGCGATCAAGCGTGACATGGAACGGCCGATGCCGATGGACCGGCTCCTTGTCGGCGACGTCGGCTATGGCAAGACCGAAGTCGCGGTGCGCGCCGCGTTCAAGGCGGTGGCGGGCGGCAAGCAGGTCGCGGTGCTCGTCCCGACCACGATTCTCGCCGAGCAGCATTTCCGCACCTTCGCCGACCGCCTCGCCGACTATCCGGTCAAGATCGAGGTCCTCTCACGCTTCCGCACGCTCAAGGAACAGAAGGAAACGGTCCGCAAGCTCGCCGTTGGTGAGCTCGACATCGTGATCGGCACGCACCGGATCCTTTCCAAGGACGTGATGTTCAAGGATCTCGGCCTGCTGATCGTCGACGAGGAGCATCGCTTCGGCGTGAAGCACAAGGAGCGGCTCAAGCAGCTGCGGCTGGCGGTCGACGTGCTGACCCTCACGGCTACGCCGATCCCGCGGACGCTGCATCTCTCGCTGGCGGGGCTCCGCGATCTCACCGTGATCGAAACGCCGCCGCGCGACCGCTCACCGATTCTGACCTTCGTCGAACCGTGGGACGACGGGCTGCTCGACGAAGCGATTGCGCGCGAACTCGACCGCGGCGGCCAGGTCTTCTTCGTCCACAACCGGATCGAGACGATTGCGACGATCGTGGCGCGAGCCAGGGCGCTGGCACCGCGCGCACGCGTGGCGCTCGGCCACGGCCAGATGCCGGCCGACGAACTCGAAGAGGTCATGCGGCGTTTCGTGGTGGGCGACGTCGACATCCTCGTGTCGACGATGATCGTCGAATCGGGACTCGACGTTCCCAACGCCAACACGATGATCGTGCACGATGCCCATCGATTCGGATTGGCACAGCTCTATCAACTGCGAGGTCGTGTCGGGCGGTCGCACCGCCGGGCGTTCTGTTACCTCGTGGTCCCCGACCTGATCGACCCGGCGGCGGAGGAACGGCTGAAGGTGCTGGAGCATCATACTGATCTCGGGGCCGGGTACCGGATCGCGCTCAAGGATCTCGAGTTGCGCGGAGCGGGGAACCTGCTCGGGTCGGAACAGTCCGGGCACGCCCAGGCGGTCGGGTTCGACCTCTACCTCCGCTGGCTGGAGGAGACGGTGACGGCGATGAAGGGGCGGGTCGAGGGTGAACTCCCCCCGCCGCCCGACGTGGTCTTCGATACCCCGGCGCACCTCCCGGACACGTATGTCCCGGATGACGCCACCAAGCTCGACCTCTACCGCCGACTGGCGCGGGCGTCGGCACCGGGCGACATTGATGACCTTCGTGCCGAGCTGCGCGATCGCTTCGGGACCCCTCCGGTCGAGGCCGACGCATTGCTCGACATGGGCCGGTTGCGGACGATGGGTGCTCGCCTGGGGCTGCAGCACGTTCTGGTGCGCGGCGACGAAGCGCGGCTCACGTTCCGGCATGGAGCGGCCCCGCGCCTGGCTGGTTTGACCCAGGCGCTTGATGATGTCCAACTCGCCGCCGAGGTGCGGCGGACGGTGCCGCTGTCGCTCCGGCTGTTACGGCTGGGCGGCGAAGCGTTGGTGCCATCGCTGGTTCGAGCGCTGCGGCAGGTGGCGGCGTGA
- a CDS encoding carboxymuconolactone decarboxylase family protein, which yields MSDETSTIEEFNAFRSKMNDIILGAGNLTINRFFALDHRAYEPGALGTKTKEMLGLVSSLVLRCDDCITYHVIRCHEEGVTREEFLEIFSVGLVVGGSIVIPHLRRAMARVEALQP from the coding sequence ATGAGCGACGAGACGAGTACCATCGAGGAGTTCAACGCCTTCCGCTCGAAGATGAACGACATCATCCTCGGCGCGGGGAATCTCACCATCAACCGGTTCTTTGCGCTCGACCATCGCGCCTACGAACCGGGCGCGCTCGGCACGAAGACGAAGGAGATGCTGGGGCTGGTGTCGAGCCTGGTGTTGCGCTGCGACGACTGCATCACGTATCACGTGATCCGGTGTCATGAAGAAGGCGTCACGAGGGAGGAGTTCCTCGAGATCTTTTCGGTGGGCTTGGTGGTGGGGGGGAGCATCGTGATCCCGCATCTGCGGCGGGCGATGGCGCGGGTGGAAGCGCTCCAGCCCTAG
- a CDS encoding DUF58 domain-containing protein: MTPHALRPDLLDPAEVARLGGLEVVTDGIVEGFLAGQHRSPRRGFSVEFAEHRQYQPGDEPRYVDWKLLARTDRLYVKQFEEETNLRAMLVLDASASMGWSGAPDRLSKIEYATRLAAALSLVLVRQRDAAGLITFDASVRSVTPARIRSGHWSLIARTLADTTAGAGTAAEPALRQVVGALRRRGLVIFISDLLFDRDLAIKALRYLRHRGHQVLVLHIADPGELELARGTETRFRDLESDANVTLAPTEWADAYRQTVRGVVRAWGEACRASGVRYALVTTDTPFGPALSRALRA, translated from the coding sequence ATGACGCCGCACGCTCTCCGTCCCGACCTACTCGATCCGGCCGAAGTCGCGAGACTCGGCGGCCTCGAAGTCGTGACCGACGGCATTGTCGAGGGGTTCCTCGCCGGACAGCATCGCTCGCCGCGACGCGGCTTCTCGGTCGAATTCGCGGAACACCGGCAATATCAGCCGGGTGACGAACCACGCTACGTCGACTGGAAGCTGCTGGCGCGCACCGACCGACTCTACGTCAAGCAATTCGAGGAAGAGACCAACCTTCGGGCGATGCTTGTCCTCGATGCGAGTGCATCAATGGGATGGAGTGGCGCGCCTGATCGATTGAGCAAGATCGAATACGCCACCCGGCTCGCCGCGGCGCTGTCGCTGGTGCTGGTGCGGCAGCGCGACGCCGCCGGGCTCATCACCTTCGATGCGTCGGTACGTTCCGTCACGCCGGCGCGAATCCGCAGCGGGCACTGGAGCCTGATCGCGCGGACGCTCGCCGATACGACGGCTGGCGCCGGCACGGCGGCAGAGCCGGCGCTGCGACAGGTGGTCGGCGCGCTGCGCCGTCGCGGCCTCGTGATCTTCATCTCCGATCTCCTCTTCGATCGTGACCTCGCCATCAAGGCGCTGCGCTATCTCCGTCATCGCGGGCACCAGGTGCTGGTGCTGCACATCGCCGATCCCGGTGAACTCGAACTTGCGCGCGGCACCGAGACCCGTTTTCGCGATCTCGAGTCGGACGCGAACGTGACCCTCGCGCCAACGGAATGGGCTGATGCATACCGGCAGACGGTACGCGGCGTGGTGCGCGCGTGGGGTGAGGCATGCCGCGCCTCCGGTGTTCGCTACGCACTGGTGACGACCGACACGCCCTTTGGTCCGGCGCTGAGCCGCGCGTTGCGGGCGTGA
- a CDS encoding VWA domain-containing protein, with amino-acid sequence MISFTLPWALAGLVAAALPLLLHLVQRHDVPEVRFPAVRYLQDATQHEQRRLQLRHWLLLLVRTLLILALVLAAAGMTMRKTRLGTHVPSALVLVVDNSAASAVVVDGQSQLTALVRAASGVLDRALPGDRVWLVAADGIARTGTPSQLRQHLAALKTEAARLDLGRAISTARDLIRSSGRTGEVALVSPLQRTALGVARGSGPVLVIRPTTSSPANRGVVHLSAGSQPWDAAGGHLTLTIVSNDTAASPVTLAVGGRPLRDVLVIPGTPSVQHVGTLPAGWNEISASLPPDEFRLDDRLAVPVHVVPPALVSWDTTDRYVDAAATVLAADGRIRRGNGIHLGDPGPGRGVVLPPADPARIGAINRALAARGVPWRFGALIGAAQRIDSSSFLPARDAVTRRYMLQATGPSAEILASVNGDPWVVRGGGLVLVGSRLDPTWTALPLSASFVPFIDALLTGAAVGELQIPDGIAGEPVTLPPQVTAIAHNGTVVRVAGRWVPQETGVFHLLGGTDTLGAVAIRLDARESDLTRATDREVHALWPGSTIAGLRDGPALAFTAGSRADLRGALLLLALCCVLVETVLAGRVRRRD; translated from the coding sequence GTGATCTCCTTCACGCTGCCGTGGGCGCTCGCGGGACTCGTCGCTGCCGCGCTGCCGCTGTTGCTCCATCTGGTACAGCGCCACGACGTCCCGGAAGTGCGATTTCCCGCCGTGCGCTATCTCCAGGACGCCACGCAACATGAGCAGCGCCGACTGCAACTCCGGCACTGGCTCCTCCTCCTCGTCCGCACGCTGCTGATTCTCGCGCTGGTCCTCGCCGCCGCCGGGATGACGATGCGAAAGACGCGCCTCGGAACCCACGTGCCGAGCGCGCTGGTCCTCGTGGTGGACAATTCCGCGGCGAGTGCAGTGGTGGTCGACGGGCAATCGCAGCTCACCGCGCTGGTGCGCGCGGCATCAGGCGTGCTCGATCGTGCCCTTCCCGGTGATCGCGTCTGGCTCGTGGCCGCCGACGGCATCGCCCGGACCGGCACACCATCGCAACTGCGCCAGCACCTTGCCGCGCTGAAAACAGAAGCGGCGCGCCTCGATCTCGGCCGCGCCATCTCGACCGCGCGCGACCTGATCCGCAGTAGCGGACGCACCGGTGAAGTCGCCCTCGTCTCGCCGCTGCAGCGCACCGCGCTCGGTGTGGCGCGCGGAAGCGGGCCGGTGCTGGTGATCCGGCCGACCACATCGTCGCCGGCGAATCGCGGCGTGGTCCATCTCTCCGCCGGATCGCAGCCGTGGGACGCCGCCGGTGGCCACCTGACGCTCACTATAGTGTCCAATGATACAGCGGCATCGCCGGTGACTCTTGCGGTTGGCGGGCGCCCGCTCCGCGACGTACTCGTCATTCCCGGCACTCCCTCGGTGCAGCATGTCGGGACCCTTCCTGCCGGATGGAACGAGATCTCGGCGTCGCTACCACCGGACGAATTCCGCCTCGATGATCGGCTTGCAGTGCCGGTGCATGTGGTGCCGCCGGCGCTGGTGTCGTGGGACACGACCGACCGCTACGTCGACGCTGCGGCAACAGTCCTCGCCGCCGACGGACGGATCCGTCGCGGCAACGGGATTCATCTCGGCGATCCCGGCCCGGGGCGCGGCGTCGTGCTCCCCCCGGCTGACCCGGCGAGGATCGGCGCGATCAATCGCGCGCTCGCGGCGCGAGGCGTGCCGTGGCGATTCGGCGCGCTGATTGGCGCGGCGCAGCGGATCGATTCGTCGTCGTTCCTTCCCGCGCGGGACGCGGTCACGCGCCGCTACATGCTGCAGGCGACCGGCCCGTCGGCGGAGATCCTTGCGTCGGTCAATGGCGATCCGTGGGTCGTGCGCGGCGGCGGACTGGTGCTGGTGGGATCGCGTCTCGACCCGACCTGGACGGCGTTGCCGCTCTCGGCATCGTTCGTTCCGTTCATCGATGCGCTGCTCACCGGGGCGGCGGTCGGTGAACTCCAGATCCCTGACGGCATCGCCGGGGAGCCGGTCACCCTTCCCCCGCAGGTCACTGCCATCGCGCACAACGGCACTGTCGTCCGCGTCGCCGGTCGATGGGTGCCGCAGGAAACCGGCGTGTTCCATTTGCTCGGCGGTACGGATACCTTGGGCGCCGTCGCGATTCGACTCGACGCGCGAGAATCCGATCTCACGCGCGCCACCGATCGCGAGGTGCATGCCCTCTGGCCGGGCAGCACGATCGCGGGACTGCGGGATGGACCCGCGTTGGCATTCACCGCCGGGAGTCGCGCAGATCTGCGCGGCGCCCTGCTCTTGTTGGCGCTGTGCTGCGTCCTGGTCGAGACGGTACTGGCCGGCCGCGTTCGTAGACGAGACTGA
- a CDS encoding DMT family transporter, producing the protein MTPGRRGLSPQVGMLFVVLFWAGNFTAAKIAFTQLDPLAFTALRFLIASTVFWMVVRVVEGPAPLPRGAFWQLVCLGVIGNTIYQICFMEGLQRTSAIKSSLIIAGMPALVTMTAGVLGIERVTTKQRIAVLVATAGVVAVVLGRGGSLDHGFGTGEELLLGAVVMWTAYTLMLRRWNLAMSPLRLTAWTMYTGTPGLVIVGIPAIRHTPWLHIGAAPWAGLFYSSLLSLVAAYTFWNRGVAMLGAARTVVFNTIVPLVATVIAIVMLGERPGWIHVVGGALIVGGVLLTGGAVPPEG; encoded by the coding sequence ATGACACCGGGCCGCCGCGGTCTTTCACCCCAGGTCGGGATGCTGTTCGTCGTCCTCTTCTGGGCCGGCAACTTCACCGCGGCCAAGATCGCCTTCACCCAGCTCGATCCGCTCGCCTTCACCGCCCTGCGGTTCCTCATCGCCTCGACGGTCTTCTGGATGGTTGTCCGGGTGGTGGAAGGGCCGGCACCGCTGCCGCGCGGAGCGTTCTGGCAGCTCGTCTGCCTCGGCGTGATCGGCAACACCATCTATCAGATCTGCTTCATGGAAGGGCTCCAGCGCACCTCGGCGATCAAGAGCTCGCTGATCATCGCCGGGATGCCGGCGCTGGTGACGATGACCGCCGGGGTGCTGGGGATCGAACGAGTCACCACCAAGCAGCGGATTGCGGTCCTGGTGGCGACGGCCGGTGTGGTGGCAGTGGTCCTCGGCCGCGGCGGGTCGCTCGACCATGGCTTCGGCACCGGCGAGGAGCTGCTCCTCGGCGCGGTGGTGATGTGGACGGCGTACACCCTGATGCTGCGGCGGTGGAACCTGGCGATGTCGCCGCTGCGACTGACCGCGTGGACGATGTACACCGGGACGCCGGGGCTGGTCATTGTCGGGATTCCCGCGATCCGCCATACGCCGTGGCTGCATATCGGGGCCGCGCCGTGGGCGGGACTGTTCTACTCGTCGCTACTGTCGCTGGTGGCGGCGTACACCTTCTGGAACCGCGGCGTGGCGATGCTCGGCGCGGCGCGCACTGTAGTATTCAATACCATAGTACCGCTGGTGGCGACGGTGATCGCGATCGTGATGCTCGGCGAGCGGCCGGGGTGGATCCATGTGGTGGGCGGGGCGCTGATCGTGGGCGGGGTGCTGCTGACCGGCGGGGCGGTGCCGCCGGAGGGGTGA